TGTTCATTGGGTTATGCATCGCCAGAAATATTGACTGCACGTCCATATGATGGAAAAATGTCTGATATATGGTCTCTAGGAGTGGTATTATATGTCATGCTCAACAAGAAAATGCCTTTCAATAGAAAAAACATGAAGTTAATGTATAAGCAACAAGTACATTATCATTCAttgcatgtatattttatatatttaaaaaattgtttattctttttaattaaaattattaggtcAAACGAGATTGGGAACATCAACCCTATGTAGAAGAAATAATAAGTGAGaatgtaaaaatgtgtatagatAGTCTTTTACAACCAGAACCTAGAAAGCGTTGgacaattgataaaatattggacAGTGATTGGATAAAAATGAATcgaaaattagttaaaatgacTGAACAAGAGTCATTTGCTCTTATTGAAGCcctaaaccaaaataaaactgtacaaaaacacttaataaagataaaagcAAATAAGTCAGACACTCAACAGATATTAGGCAAGAGATCTCCAAGATTTTTTAGTATAGCACAACAGTTGGAATCAATATCTAGTtcaaatagaaaaacaaaCGATAGAAATGAATCTAAATATATGTTGAAACGTTCAGAACGTATTGTGCACACagataacttattaaataacaaaaatgacatgacaaaaaattaaaaatagttattataacaacaaattaattatttaagtgatACATACTTTTATTGTAACTGTGCAATATTGGAAATGTGGTAAAGTATTAATTGCTATATCAATATAGGTATGATTTGTACTGGTAATTAAGCCCAAAAATAGGCTTTGCCAGTCTTCTATACTAACAAATCTAATACGATTGAGTGGACATTGCAATAAAAGGCACATTGATAAagttaaatctataatttagaaaaagaaacagttaattaatttaaaattcttattaaatatttcagtaaaatacattgttctaaaactataaattatataaattaatcattataaacagATTAGATATAATGAAAGACaagtaaatgtttaaaattcaaaatttttgcCTACCAAGGAttactatgttattttaaaaatatacttatggtAACATTTtgatactatacaataataatttgagaaattgattgttattacaaaattacttacaatggttatcttct
This sequence is a window from Rhopalosiphum maidis isolate BTI-1 chromosome 1, ASM367621v3, whole genome shotgun sequence. Protein-coding genes within it:
- the LOC113549857 gene encoding testis-specific serine/threonine-protein kinase 4-like; translation: MFLFFNKTMKSNKQLSKTNILKSEGYIILDHIANGSYGEVCHAKYIQEEKELNLVVKIIDTRQTSKEYVSKFLPRELDVIRQINHPYIIYAHSILQKKAVLFVFMAFAEKGDLLQYIIDYGPLKENQARIWFRQVALAIQYLHTMEIVHRDIKCENILITEHYTVKLTDFGFSKFVKSSKKLNCNTYCCSLGYASPEILTARPYDGKMSDIWSLGVVLYVMLNKKMPFNRKNMKLMYKQQVKRDWEHQPYVEEIISENVKMCIDSLLQPEPRKRWTIDKILDSDWIKMNRKLVKMTEQESFALIEALNQNKTVQKHLIKIKANKSDTQQILGKRSPRFFSIAQQLESISSSNRKTNDRNESKYMLKRSERIVHTDNLLNNKNDMTKN